The sequence CGCCAGCATCGTCAAGGTCGACATCCTCGCCGCGCTGCTGCTCAAGGCGCAGGACGAGCGGCGCGCGCTGACCGACGAGGAGCGCGGCCACGCCGAGCCGATGATCAGGCAGAGCGACAACGACTCGGCGGACGCCCTGTGGAAGGAGATCGGCCGGGACGCCGGTCTCACCGCGGCCAACGAGCGCCTGGGGCTGATCTCGACCACGGCCGGCACCGGCGGCAGGTGGGGGCTGACCCGGACCACCGCGAGCGATCAGATACGGCTGCTGCGCGCGGTCTTCGACGACGGCGCCGAGGGCCCCCTCACCCCCGGCTCCCGCGCCTACGTCCGCACCCTGATGAGCGAGGTCCTGCCCGAGCAGTCCTGGGGCGTCTCGGCGGTGGACGCGGCCGGGGCGGAGCTGAAGAACGGCTGGCTCCAGCGCTCCACCACGGGCCTGTGGGACGTCAACAGCATCGGCGAGGTCACCCTCGGCGGCCACCGCTGCCTCGTCGCCGTCCTCTCCGACGGCAGCGCCTCCATGGACGACGGCGTCTCCCTGGTGGAGCGGACCGCCCGCGCCGCCGTGGCGTGACGGCCGGGCGGGGGCGCTTTTCGGCCGCCGCGGAAGGGGCACGCGGGCGGGGTACGACTCCCGACCCGAGGAGCGATGCCACCATGGCCGAGTACGAACGTTCCCGCACGATGCCCGCCCAGCCCGAGCACGTCTTCGACCAGGCGGCCAATCTCCACCAGCTGGACTCCTGGCTCCCGGGCGCCCTGCACGTGGCCCCCGAGGAACTGCCCGCCGTCAGCGTGCACGAGGCCGGTTCCGACAAGGACACCCCGGCCCTGCTGCGCGCCGAACCCGACCAGATGCGCCTGGAGTGGGGCACCCGCGAGCAGGGCGAGTACGCGGGCTGGCTCCAGGTCGCGGGCATCGGCAGCGGCGCCAGCGAGGTCACCGTCCACCTGTCCTTCTTCGACCAACGCCATGACCCGGGTGAGCGCGCGGCCGCGCAGGCCCTGGAGGACAGCCTGCGCCGCCTGGAGGAGCAGGTGCGCCTGCGCACGGACAACGCGGCCGGCTGAGGCACCCGAGAGGGCGCGGACGGAGCGAGGGGCAGGCCACGAGGCAGGGGCGAGGAGCGCGGCGGAGCCGGAACGATCTCCCGTACAACCGTTCCGGTGACACAGACGTCTCACAGAGTGGGGAACTCCCGTTCCCCCACCGACCGTTCGTCCGCCACTGTCGCTCCAGTCAGAGGATTCCATGCCTTTCAGCTCTCCCGGCCCCCGTGCGGTGCGCCAGACCGCGGGCGCGTTCGGCGCCGTCGCCCTGATCGCGCTGTGCGCCGCGCCGGCCGTGGCCGCCGACGGTCCCGCGACCGGTCTGGCGCTGGGCACCATCGCGCCGTTCGACCAGGTGAAGCCGGGCAGCGAGCTCCCGCTGTCGCCCGTCTTCACCGACACGGGCACGGCGGCACTCGACAAGGTCTGGCTGTCGTACACCGTCACCCGCGGCCTCGGCCGGACCGCGGTGCCTTCCAACTGCCTGAGCTACGCGGTCGGTCCGGCCGACGAGGAGCCGGGTCACACGCAGGTGGTGTGCGAGTTCGACCAGCCGGTGCGGCCCGGTGCCGCGTACGCCCCGGAGCGGCCGCTGACCCTCAAGGCCCTGGACCGCGCCCTGTACGAGCACATCCAGGTGACGGTCGACTCCTCGGCCCCGGTCCCGGACGACGGCGCCGCCGCCCCGGTGCACGGCACGGCCGCCGCCCTGAAGCTGGTCGAGCGGACCGGCGAGAAGGCCCCGCCGGCGGGTGCCGCGTCCAGCGCGGACGTCGCGGTGAACGCCGCCGGCTCGGCCGATTTCCAGGTCGGCGGCGCCCAGTTGAAGGGCAAGACGGGGGACACGGTCACGCTGCGGGTGAAGTTCGCGAACGCCGGGCCCGCCTGGGTGCTGCCGCAGCCGGGCCAGCGCGCGGCCCATGTCCTGGTCACGCTGCCCGAGGGCACCTCGGCGGTGCGCACCGACACGCTGTGCACGAACACGGGGGCCGAGTCCTACGCGTGCGGCACCGGCGCGCCCTGGGTGAACGAGCACGAGAGCAGGACGTACACCTTCAAGGTGAAGCTCGACAAGGCGGTGCCCGGCGCCCGCGGCTATGTGGAACTCGGTTCGGAGGCCCGGCCGTTCGACCATGTCAAGAAGAACGACACCGCGCGCATCACGCTCGCCGTCAGTGGCGGCACCGACACCACGGGCGGCGGCTCCACCGGGGACGGCGGCTCGAAGGGCGGCGGCGACTCGACCGGCGGCACCGGCTCGACGACGTCCACGGGCGGCACCGGCACGAGCACCGGCGGCGGTACCACCACGACGGGCGGCACCACCGGCACCACGTCCGGCACCGGCACCACCGGTGACCTCACCACCGGCGGTTCCGGCACCACCGGCGGCAGCCTCGCGAGCACCGGCGCCGGGCCCGCGCTGCCCCTCGCGGGCGCCGCGGCCGTGGCCGTGGTCGTCGGCGCGGGCGCCGTGGTGGCCGCCCGCCGCCGGGGCGGCCGCGAGGACTGATCCCCCGCTCGGCCTGACCGGCGGCGACGCCGGTCAGGTCCCCGGGCCGCCGAAGCCCTGGGTGGTGTACGCGCACTCGGTGTAGAGGTACCCGGGGCGCAGTCGGGCGGTGTCGGAGCCCGCGGTCGTCACCTGGCCGCCGTTCGGCTTGTGCACGAAGTACGTGGTGCCGACCGGGAGTCGCAGGGTGCGCTGCGGATAGTCCTTGCCGCCGGCACAGGGCTTGAAGGTGGACATCAGCGTGTCGGCGAGCAGGTACGACCGGCAGCCGCCGCAGGCCTTCAGGGTGAAGCTGCCGGTGACCGGTCCGGTGTAGAGGACGGTGACGTCGTCCGGGCTGTCGTTCTTCACCGTGACGGAGATGCTGCCGCCGCCGGCGGTGGTGGGCAGCTTCCTGCCGGCCGCCGGGATGGTCTGGGCGACCTCGGCGGCGATGGCGATCTTCTGGGCGCGCGCCCGGTTCCTGTGGTGCGGGTGCCCGGCGACGAACTTGTCCATGGTCTGCTGGGCGTTACTGAAGTCGCCGCTCTCGTACTCCTGGACACCGCAGTCGTAGGCGCCGTCGTCACCGCCGCGCCCGGCCCGGGCCGCGGCCGACGCGAGCCCGCCGCCGGGGTCGCCCGCGGCCGTCTTCAGGTCGCCGATCCTGGTGTCGAGCTGCCGCAACTCCTCGACGGCCGCGCAGGATCCGGAGCCGCCCACGCCGTTCTGCGCCTTCTTCACGGCCGCGTCGACGGCGGGGACCACCTTCGTCGTCTGCGTGGCGTGCGGGAAGGTCTTCATCAGGTCGCCGAAGCGGGTGACCCAGTCCTGGTCGCCCGAGGACAGGCCCTGTGATCCGCACGCGTACAGCGAGGTCGCGAGGCGGTCGTCGGGCCAGCCGGCGAGGGTGCCGACGGTGGCCCTGGGCAGCTCGCCGGGCGCCGTGCGCAGATATGTCAGCGGGGCCACGGCGGTGCAGTGGTCCTGGCTGTCGTAGGGCGCGGCGACCTCGGAGTAGTAGGTGCGCAGGCTGGCGGGTACCTTGCGGGCGGCGCGGGAGCCGGGGTGGCCGGTGACGAGGTCGTGGTAGACCCCGAGGGCCTCGCGGTAGTCCGGTTCGGCGGTGCCGAAGGGCTTGCCGGTGTCCGCCGCCACCAGCTGGTCGGCGCTCGTCAGGCGGTCCAGGAGGGCCTGCTGTACGGCCTCGTCGTGGGCGTCCTGGTACCAGAGCGCGCCACCGGCCGGTACGGCGAGCAGCACCAGGCCCAGCAGCAGCGCGAGGGGGACGCGGCCGGGCCGGACCAGGGGGGTGCGCAGTCCGAGGTACGCGCCGTGGGCGGCCGCCAGCAGCAGGAGGAGCGCGTAAGCCGCCAGGAGGGCGCCGGGGACGCCGTCGGCATCGGCGGGCAGGGCGATGACCAGCAGGACCGCGGTCGCCACCCAGCAGGCGGCCATGAGCGGCCGGCGCCGTGTGAGCGCGTAGCCGAGGCCGAGTCCGCTGAGGTTGAGCAGGGCGACGGCGAGGGCCCGGCCGCGGTCCGGGGGCGCGGGCGGCGGACCGGCGGGCATGGGAGGCATGGGCGGCACGGCGAAGCCCTGGCCCGGGCCGTACGGACCAGGCGCCGGGGGTTGCTCCGGGCCCTCCAGGGGCTCCCGCCGGGCTTCCGAATCCCCCGGGACTCCCAGGAGCCCCGGGTCCACCGACCCCACCGACCCCGGCGGGCCCGCCGGGCGCACCGGATCCGGATCCCCAGGATCCCCCGGGCCCGCCCGGCCCTCCCGGACCCCAGGATCCCCCGGGCCCGCCCGGCCCTCCCGGACCCCGGGTTTCCCCTGGTTCTGCCGCGTCTCTCGGGCCCTCCGGGCCCCCGAAACCTCCGGACATGGCGACTCCCCCCGTGTGCGACAACCCCCGCTGTACGTGGCCTTCGATTCCAGCGGCCGGGGCCCCCGGTGGAGCCTCAACTCCTTTCCATCCAGCGGAACTTGGGGACCATCTCCGCCCTCCCTCCACCCAGGCCGCACCCGGCGCGCCGGTCCGCCCGTCCGCAACCCGGAAACGGACACATCGCCTGACCGGCCCAATGCGGGTGCGTCGGAGGGGCGCGGAGCCGGAACGGGTGTGACCGTGGTGAAAAGAATTCCGGGTGCGCGACTGACCGCCCGGTTGCCCAGCGACGAGGAGGCGGGATGCCGGACCAGGTCGGCGTGCGCGAACCCCTGCTCAGGGACGATGCCGACGCCGAGCACGCGCGGGCCTTCGAGCAGCTGGGCGCCGTCGCGGACGCCGTGCTGTACGAGGGCTATCTGCTGTACCCGTACCGCCGGTCCTCCCCCAAGAACCGGGTCCGCTGGCAGTTCGGGGTGCTGCTGCCGCGCGGCTGGGTGGAGCGCTTCGGTCCGGTGGCGCCCGGTCTCTCCGGCTCCGCGGACTCCTGGTACCAGCAGACCGAGTGCCTGGTGCGCGCCCAGAACGACGCGGTCGTACGGCTGCGGGTGCGCTACCTCCAGATGCAGCACAAGCAGGTGGAGGACGCGGGCGGGTCCCCGGTGGAGTCCCTGCGCACGGCGGACGGCACCACGCATCTCACCTTCGACGAGGCGATCCCGCGCGAGACCGAGCTGGCGGTGCCGCTCGCCGAGCTGCTGGACGGCGGTCGTACGGTCGACGTCGGCGCGCCCGGCGGGGACGAGTACGAGCCGCTGCCGGCGGCCGGGGGCCGGATCGTGCGGCGGCACCGGGAGCTGCGGGCCGCGACGACGGTGGCCGCCGAGCCGCTCGCGCCGGGCCTCTTCCGGCTGCGGGTGCGCACCGAGAACACGGGCGAGACGGCCGATCCGGGTTCCTGCCGGAACGAGGCGCTGCGCGACGCGCTGATCGCCACCCACACGGTACTCGGCGGGGAGGGCGTGGAGTTCGCCTCGCTGATCGACCCGCCCGCGGCGCTGGCCGAGCGGGCGCGCGGCTGCCGCAACGCGTTCACGTTCCCCGTGCTCGGCGGCCCGCCCCCGGAGGCCGCCGGCGGCGAGGGCGAAGGTGAGACCGGCCCGGCGATGCTCTCGGCACCGATCATCCTCCCGGACCATCCGCAGGTGGCGCCGGAGAGTCCCGGCGATCTGCACGACGCGGCGGAGATCGACGAGATCCTGACGCTGCGCACGATGCTGCTGACCGACGCGGAGAAGGCGGAGGCGCGGGCCACCGATCCACGGGCCGCGCGGATCCTGGACCGGGTCGACAGCATGCCCCGCGAGGTCTTCGAACGACTGCACGGCGCGATCCGCTCGCTGACACCGGCGGGCTCGTCGGCCTCCCGGGCCTCCGACCGCTCGACCGGGACGCACGCCTCGACCGGGACGCGTGCTTCGGCCATGACCCGTGCCTCGACCGGGACCCGCGCCTCAGCCGGGGCCGCCCGGCCCGGGGCTCCGGCGCCCGAGCCGCCCGCCGAGGCCCGCGCGTCCACCGCGCGGGCCGACCGCGAAACCCCGGCACCGGAGCGGCCCTCCCCCACCCCCCAGCGCCCCGCCTGGTGGCAGGAGGGCGGGGACGAGGGGCTGTCGCCGACGACCGACACCGTGCTCGTGGCCGATGTGCCCGTCGGTGCCGGCAGCCCGGTGCTGCTGCGGCCGCGCACGCGCGGGGCCGACGCCCAGGACATGTTCCTGGACGGGCGGCCCGCCACCGTGGCCGGGGTCTTCCACGACGTGGACGGCAGCGTGCGGCTCGCCGTGACCGTGGACGACGATCCGGCCGCCGAACTGCACGGCTGGTACGGCCGTTTCCACTACTTCCGGCCCGACGAGGTCGAACCCCTCGCAACCACGGGCACCCCGGCCGCCCCCGGCCGGGACCACGACCGACTGCGACGGAGGCCGCAGAGATGACCACACAGAGCGGTACCACCGAGACCCGCGCCGACGCCCCCCGGGGCTTCGACGAGATCACCATCCTGTGGATCTCCGAGGGCATGAGCTGCGACGGCGACACCGTGTCGCTGACCGCCGCCGGGCAGCCGTCCATCGAGGACGTGGTGCTCGGTCTCATCCCGGGCCTGCCCAGGGTCAACCTCGTCAACAAGGTCCTCTCCCCGAGCCTGGGCGGCGAGGACTTCCTCGCCCCCTACCGCAAGGCGGCCCGCGGCGAGCTGGAGCCGTTCATCCTGGTGATCGAGGGCTCGGTCCCGAACCAGAACATCATCGAGGGCGACGGCTACTGGACGTCGTTCGGCAACGACCCGGCCACCGGTGAGCCGCAGACCCTGAACTGGTG is a genomic window of Streptomyces sp. WP-1 containing:
- a CDS encoding SRPBCC family protein, yielding MAEYERSRTMPAQPEHVFDQAANLHQLDSWLPGALHVAPEELPAVSVHEAGSDKDTPALLRAEPDQMRLEWGTREQGEYAGWLQVAGIGSGASEVTVHLSFFDQRHDPGERAAAQALEDSLRRLEEQVRLRTDNAAG